From one Bradyrhizobium sp. Ash2021 genomic stretch:
- the cydB gene encoding cytochrome d ubiquinol oxidase subunit II, producing the protein MTQVLDFVPIWTLILGMAVFFYVLLDGFDLGVGILYGLAKDTASRNTIMNTIAPIWDGNETWLVLGGLGLLAAFPLAFAVIIPAVYFPILVMLLALVFRGVAFEFRFRDAEHKTFWDHAFNYGSAIATFAQGIVLGSFIQGFEVTGRQFSGSSLAFLTPFSLMTAVALLFGYGLLGAGWLILKTEGDIQAAARRHGRICLIGVLAAIAVVSIWTPVASPVVAARWFSWRNILILAPVPIATAGAAFATWRALGNRAEVLPFAGAILLFVMSYVGIAISLYPMIVPYHFTLWEAASSERTQAFLLVGTLVLLPVIMMYTGWSYWVFRGKVRADTSYH; encoded by the coding sequence ATGACCCAAGTCCTCGACTTCGTTCCGATCTGGACGCTGATCCTCGGGATGGCGGTGTTTTTCTATGTGCTGCTCGACGGTTTCGATCTCGGCGTTGGCATTCTCTACGGCCTTGCGAAGGATACCGCCTCCCGCAACACCATCATGAATACGATTGCGCCGATATGGGACGGCAACGAGACCTGGCTGGTGCTGGGCGGGCTCGGCCTGCTGGCGGCATTCCCGCTGGCATTCGCCGTCATCATTCCGGCGGTCTATTTCCCTATCCTGGTGATGCTGCTGGCGCTGGTGTTTCGCGGCGTCGCCTTCGAGTTCCGCTTTCGCGATGCCGAGCACAAGACATTTTGGGATCACGCCTTCAACTACGGTTCGGCGATCGCAACCTTTGCGCAGGGAATCGTGCTTGGTAGTTTCATTCAGGGATTTGAGGTCACCGGTCGGCAATTCTCCGGCAGTTCGCTGGCGTTCCTGACACCATTCTCACTGATGACGGCGGTGGCGCTGCTGTTCGGTTACGGGCTGCTCGGCGCCGGCTGGCTGATTCTCAAGACCGAAGGCGACATTCAGGCCGCCGCGCGCCGCCATGGCCGGATCTGTCTGATTGGCGTGCTGGCGGCCATCGCCGTCGTCAGCATCTGGACCCCGGTCGCGAGCCCGGTCGTGGCCGCGCGCTGGTTCAGTTGGCGGAATATCCTGATCCTAGCGCCGGTTCCAATCGCAACCGCCGGCGCCGCATTCGCGACATGGCGGGCGCTGGGCAACCGCGCCGAAGTCCTGCCGTTCGCGGGCGCGATCCTGCTATTCGTCATGTCATATGTTGGCATCGCGATCAGCCTTTACCCGATGATCGTGCCTTACCACTTCACTCTGTGGGAGGCAGCCTCCTCCGAGCGCACCCAGGCTTTCCTGCTGGTCGGCACGCTGGTTCTGTTGCCGGTGATCATGATGTACACTGGATGGTCTTACTGGGTGTTTCGCGGGAAAGTCCGGGCCGACACTAGCTACCACTGA
- a CDS encoding cytochrome ubiquinol oxidase subunit I yields MNFDPVLLSRLQFAWVIGWHILLPAFTVGMAAFVAVLEGFHFFTGRNVYLRVSMFWIRIFSIAFGMGVVTGIVMPFQLGTNWSRYSDATANVLSPLFAYEGLTAFFLEAAFLGVLLFGRKLVPAWTHFVAALMVSLGTLFSSFWILAANSWMQTPAGFELIDGRFFPKDWLQVIFSPSFPFRLGHTVVGFFITTGFVVLGVGAYFLRRGKFTAEGRTMVSMTLWLLTALVPLQIFLGDAHGLNTREHQPAKLAAIESRWETGRDIPITLFAIPDENAETNRFSIDVPHLGSLILTHELNGEVKGLKEFPADQRPPVLIPFFAFRVMVGCGMLMLGVMLLGGWLRWRGRLTDTPLFLLLCQILTPIGFLAVIAGWLVTEVGRQPWTVYGLLRTAQSVSPSLTGIDVLISLLSYMAVYLFMYPTGVFLMWRIVRKGPAPTDEAQPAIEAGRPKAPVLAGAIVSGGDGQ; encoded by the coding sequence ATGAACTTTGATCCTGTTTTGCTATCACGGTTGCAATTCGCCTGGGTCATCGGTTGGCACATCCTGCTGCCGGCGTTCACCGTCGGCATGGCGGCATTCGTCGCCGTGCTGGAGGGCTTCCATTTCTTTACCGGGCGCAACGTCTATCTCCGCGTTTCGATGTTCTGGATCAGGATCTTTTCGATCGCATTCGGGATGGGCGTCGTCACCGGCATCGTTATGCCGTTTCAACTCGGCACCAATTGGAGCCGCTATTCGGACGCCACAGCCAACGTGTTGTCGCCGCTGTTCGCCTATGAAGGCCTTACCGCGTTTTTTCTCGAGGCCGCTTTCCTCGGCGTGCTGCTGTTCGGACGCAAACTGGTGCCGGCCTGGACACATTTTGTCGCAGCCTTGATGGTGTCGCTTGGCACACTGTTCTCATCGTTCTGGATCCTGGCGGCCAATAGCTGGATGCAGACCCCGGCGGGCTTTGAGCTGATCGACGGCCGGTTCTTTCCGAAGGACTGGCTGCAGGTCATCTTCAGTCCATCGTTTCCATTTAGGCTCGGGCACACCGTGGTCGGGTTTTTTATCACTACCGGCTTCGTCGTGCTGGGCGTCGGCGCCTATTTCCTCCGGCGAGGCAAGTTCACTGCAGAAGGCCGGACCATGGTGTCGATGACGCTGTGGCTGCTCACCGCACTGGTCCCGCTGCAAATCTTCCTGGGCGACGCACATGGACTCAACACGCGTGAACACCAGCCCGCCAAACTCGCGGCGATCGAGTCGCGCTGGGAAACCGGGCGCGATATCCCGATCACGCTGTTCGCCATCCCCGACGAGAATGCCGAGACCAATCGTTTCTCGATCGACGTGCCACATCTTGGCAGCCTGATCCTGACCCACGAGTTGAATGGCGAGGTCAAAGGTCTCAAGGAGTTCCCAGCTGACCAGCGGCCGCCGGTGCTGATTCCCTTCTTCGCCTTCCGCGTCATGGTTGGCTGCGGCATGTTGATGCTCGGTGTTATGCTATTAGGCGGATGGCTGCGTTGGCGCGGCCGGTTGACCGACACGCCATTGTTTCTGCTGCTCTGCCAGATACTGACCCCGATCGGCTTCCTTGCCGTCATCGCCGGATGGCTTGTGACCGAAGTCGGACGCCAGCCCTGGACTGTCTACGGCCTATTGCGTACCGCGCAGTCGGTGTCGCCATCCCTGACCGGCATCGACGTGCTCATTTCGCTGCTCTCCTACATGGCGGTCTACCTCTTCATGTACCCGACCGGCGTATTTCTGATGTGGCGCATCGTGCGCAAGGGGCCGGCCCCGACGGACGAGGCGCAGCCCGCCATCGAGGCGGGACGGCCCAAGGCGCCGGTACTCGCCGGAGCGATCGTCAGCGGAGGAGACGGACAATGA
- a CDS encoding aldehyde dehydrogenase family protein has product MTNSFADLLQLQKRYFATGVTRSYEWRIEQLDRMARMISENEAILQSAIASDFKTASQEKIFETQACLAEIDFQKSQLRDWMKPTEGLIPKPLAATGHRGVIYRDPYGVALIVGPANGPLLLLLRPAITALAAGNCCTLKLSDRVNASTEILSRLIPVYFEPGAVLAVEGGPKEMVAILSLPFDFIFFTGSTKVGKIVARAAAENLIPVLLELGGQNPALVDETANIKDAAKKIVWGATAWGGQWCTSPGYAYVHESVAEAFVAEAKAALVELYGKEPKANPDYSRMIGEKDVARLAALIDPTKLVAGGQSDAAARYLDPTILYPVQWEDPIMEDEIFGPILPVLTYRTLDEAMARIARGAAPLAAFIFSKDQAAIDRFIGQLSFGGGAVNQVNIHLFLVTMPFGGVGASGIGHSYGKYGFDELTHAKSVLVSPPDVSIDHLFPPYSDAKNKDLKIWFDY; this is encoded by the coding sequence ATGACGAACTCCTTCGCCGACCTTCTGCAACTTCAGAAACGCTATTTCGCCACAGGCGTCACGCGCAGCTACGAGTGGAGGATCGAGCAACTCGATCGCATGGCGCGGATGATCAGCGAGAACGAGGCCATCTTACAGTCGGCGATCGCTTCGGACTTCAAAACTGCCAGTCAAGAAAAGATCTTTGAAACCCAGGCATGTCTCGCCGAGATTGATTTCCAAAAGAGCCAGCTTCGTGACTGGATGAAACCAACCGAAGGTCTAATACCGAAGCCGTTGGCGGCAACAGGCCATCGTGGCGTAATCTACCGAGATCCTTATGGAGTCGCGTTGATCGTCGGTCCTGCGAACGGTCCGCTACTTCTACTGTTACGTCCCGCCATTACGGCACTCGCCGCCGGCAATTGCTGCACCCTGAAGTTAAGTGACCGCGTAAACGCTTCCACTGAGATTCTGTCCAGACTCATTCCGGTCTATTTCGAGCCCGGGGCGGTTCTGGCGGTGGAGGGCGGCCCCAAAGAGATGGTTGCGATACTTAGTCTGCCCTTCGACTTCATCTTCTTCACGGGCAGTACCAAGGTTGGCAAGATCGTGGCTCGCGCGGCAGCCGAGAATCTGATCCCTGTCTTACTGGAACTTGGAGGACAGAATCCAGCCTTAGTCGATGAGACAGCAAATATCAAAGACGCCGCTAAAAAGATTGTCTGGGGCGCTACTGCCTGGGGTGGTCAGTGGTGTACCTCTCCCGGTTATGCCTATGTACACGAGTCGGTAGCCGAGGCCTTCGTCGCCGAAGCAAAGGCGGCACTGGTGGAGCTTTACGGTAAAGAACCGAAGGCCAATCCCGACTATTCGCGCATGATCGGCGAAAAAGATGTCGCTCGTCTCGCCGCTTTGATTGACCCGACAAAACTCGTTGCTGGAGGGCAATCCGACGCGGCCGCCCGATATTTGGACCCGACCATCCTTTACCCGGTGCAGTGGGAGGATCCGATCATGGAAGACGAGATATTCGGACCTATCCTACCGGTTCTCACCTACCGGACACTGGACGAGGCTATGGCGCGGATCGCCCGAGGGGCGGCTCCGCTTGCCGCCTTCATCTTCAGCAAAGACCAGGCCGCTATCGACCGTTTCATTGGCCAACTCTCTTTTGGAGGCGGTGCGGTCAATCAGGTCAACATCCACCTCTTCTTGGTCACGATGCCCTTCGGTGGCGTTGGAGCGTCGGGCATAGGCCACTCCTATGGCAAGTACGGATTCGACGAACTAACGCACGCCAAGTCGGTGCTGGTATCACCCCCAGATGTGTCCATCGACCATCTTTTCCCTCCCTATTCCGACGCCAAGAACAAAGACCTCAAAATTTGGTTCGACTACTGA